DNA from Pelagibacterium nitratireducens:
AGGGTTCTACACGAAGATGTGACAAGAACGAGGACCGAATCGGTCAAAAAATGGGCAGAGCCGTTTCTGCGGCAATTGGTCAGGAACCGTGGCTTTTGGGCAACGCCACGAGACGGGTTGGCAAAACTGCATGCAAAACCCGCCCGGACGGACCGGGCGGGTCTGGATCACGTTGGGTCCGTTGCGATCAGCGGCGGCCCAGATAATAGGACGAGATGTCGTCCGAGAGCATGCCCAGATTGCGCACCGAGCGATCGATCACGGCGCAGCGGCCATTGAAGTTGGAGCTGGTGCAGACCGTGGCGCTGACATTGCCTTCGACGCGGGCCGAGCGGATACGGTCGTTCCAGAAATTGCCCAGAAAGCGCTCGTTGTCGTTGTCCGCTGCGCAGAAGCTGCGGCCGGCGTAATTGTATTCTTCGTAAAAACACACACGGCCGTCGGGGGCGGGTTCGGTCGGGCGATTGTTGCCGATGGTCACGTTGAAATTGGGTGTGTTGATGGAAAAGCCGATATCGGGCTGATTGGGCGCGGGTGACGGAGCCGGCGCCGGTGCGGGCGAGGGGCGTCCGTCATTGACCGGACGCAGATATCGCGCAGAGGCCCAGCCGCGGATATTGGTGGCGGTCACCTGGCACCAGGTGTTGGCGTTGTTGCATCCGGAAACCTCGACAACCTGATTGGTCGAAAGCGCGGCGATGACCGGATAATTGGTGCCCGGTCCTGTGCGCACGTTAAGGGCCGTCGTGGCGAAAGCCTGATAGGCCTGGGCGCCGGTGACAGTTGCCAAAACGCCGGTCACCGCGATGATCGCCGCGGCAGCAATTTTCCTGAAATTCATATTGCTCTCCCTTCGAGAGATTGGGGCTTTGTGGCAAAAATCTGCCAGTGGCCCCTTTGGTTCCATTTGTCCCTGCCGATGCGCGGTTTACCGCGAGGGGGATGCTCGGTTACACAGATTGACGATTTCACTTGAACCGCGAATGAACGGGGTTGATCGGCGAGATGTCTCAAATGCTCCTCGAAAGCGTCAATGTCGGCCAGCCGGTCGCTCTGGATGCCGGGCGGCCGGACAAGCGCACCGGGATCTGCAAGCAGTCCGTGGCGGGGGCGGTGCGGGTGCACGGTCTGGGCCTCGAAGGCGATGCGGTTGTGGACACAAGACACCATGGCGGTCCGGGACAGGCGCTTTATCTCTATTCGCGCGAGGATTACGCGTTCTGGGCGGCGCGCGATGTTGCGACCGGTCCGGGGATGTTTGGAGAAAACCTGACCGTATCGGGGATCGAAAGCGCAGATCTGTGCATCGGAGACCGGCTGGCCGTCGGGGATGTGGTGCTCGAGGTGACCTCCTCGCGCATTCCGTGCGCGACTTTCGCCAGGCGAATGGGCGATCCGGGGTTCGTCAAGAAATTCCGCGATGCGGGCCGGCCCGGTGCCTATCTGCGGGTTGTCGCAGAGGGGTACCTTGAGGCGGGACAGGCGATTGAGTTGATCCCGTTCGCGGGGGACAGGATTTCGCTGGGCGAGCATTTTGCCCTGGTGTTTATGGCAATGAAAAAGCCCCTGCCGCGCGAAATGATCACGCGGCTGCTGGCGCTGCCGCTCGCCGAACGCGATCGGGCCGACAATCTCGAACGGCTGGCGGCGCTTTAGGGCCGAGGATTTGATTGAATCAAGTCCTCGACTCCATACCCTTGTTTATCGCGTGTCCGAACCGCAAAACCGTTCCCATCCCCGATCGCGTCGAGGACATGGTTTTGCTGGACACGCTTAGGACCTGGTTTCGCCAACCAAGCGCTTTTTTCCGTCGTCGGTGAGCGCGACGTAAATGAAGTGGCCCTCGGTCACTTTGGTGCGCAGGGGCAGATCGCGGGACTTGGTCCAGGCTTCCATGCCGACCTTGATGGAGGTGTTTCCGATCCTGTCGATCCAGGTATAGACGCAAAACACATCGCCGACCTTGACCGGGGCGATAAAGCTCATGGCTTCAACGGCGACGGTGGCCACGCGTCCGCCCACGTTCTCGACGGCACAGATCGCACCGGCGATGTCCATCTGGCTCATCACCCAGCCCCCGAAGATGTCGCCGGCAGCGTTTGTATCGGCGGGCATGGGCATTGTGCGGATGGTCATCGCGCCGCGGGGTTGGAGTGTATCGTCTTGCATGGTCATGGTCCTTTTACCGGCCAGCGGCCGACAGCTTCTTCCCAGTGTTTGCGACAGAGCGAAAGGTATACCGATTTTTCGATGGAAACCTGATCGCCGTCGGTCAAGACACGCCCGTTCATATCCTGACGCACGACCATTGTCGCCTTGGCGCCGCAAGTGCAGATGGTGCGGATTTCGCGCAGGGTGTCGGCGGTGGCGAGCAGTTCCATGGAACCGGGGAACAGCTTGCCCTGAAAATCGGTGCGCAGGCCATAGCACATCACGGGAATGCCGAGCCGATCGGCGACGCGGGCCAACTGCCAGACCTGATCGCGGGTCAGAAACTGGGCCTCGTCGACGAGAACACAATCGACTTTGGATTCCTCCTCATGGTCACGGACCGACTGATAGAGGTCATCATCCTGCCCGTAGAGCAGGGCCGGTTCGGCAATGCCGATGCGCGAGCGGATCAGCCCGATGCCGTCCTCGACATAGAGGGCGGATGTGTAGAGCAGGGGGCGCATGCCGCGTTCGCGATAATTGTGGGCCGCCTGCAAAAGCAGGGTGGACTTGCCCGCATTCATCGCGGCATAGGAAAAATAGAGCTTGGCCACGGGGCCGTTCCGGAAACTGTGATCGACAGGCGCTTGTAACCCGAGCAGGCGCCGATGGCGGACCTGTCGGTGGCCTCTTCCACAGGAAAAGAAAACGGTCGCCGGGGTGGGCGACCGAAAAGGTGGTGCCGAATGGGGTATCGGCGTCGGGCGGAC
Protein-coding regions in this window:
- a CDS encoding peptidase inhibitor family I36 protein — its product is MNFRKIAAAAIIAVTGVLATVTGAQAYQAFATTALNVRTGPGTNYPVIAALSTNQVVEVSGCNNANTWCQVTATNIRGWASARYLRPVNDGRPSPAPAPAPSPAPNQPDIGFSINTPNFNVTIGNNRPTEPAPDGRVCFYEEYNYAGRSFCAADNDNERFLGNFWNDRIRSARVEGNVSATVCTSSNFNGRCAVIDRSVRNLGMLSDDISSYYLGRR
- a CDS encoding MOSC domain-containing protein, translating into MSQMLLESVNVGQPVALDAGRPDKRTGICKQSVAGAVRVHGLGLEGDAVVDTRHHGGPGQALYLYSREDYAFWAARDVATGPGMFGENLTVSGIESADLCIGDRLAVGDVVLEVTSSRIPCATFARRMGDPGFVKKFRDAGRPGAYLRVVAEGYLEAGQAIELIPFAGDRISLGEHFALVFMAMKKPLPREMITRLLALPLAERDRADNLERLAAL
- a CDS encoding acyl-CoA thioesterase, with protein sequence MQDDTLQPRGAMTIRTMPMPADTNAAGDIFGGWVMSQMDIAGAICAVENVGGRVATVAVEAMSFIAPVKVGDVFCVYTWIDRIGNTSIKVGMEAWTKSRDLPLRTKVTEGHFIYVALTDDGKKRLVGETRS
- a CDS encoding thymidine kinase, whose protein sequence is MAKLYFSYAAMNAGKSTLLLQAAHNYRERGMRPLLYTSALYVEDGIGLIRSRIGIAEPALLYGQDDDLYQSVRDHEEESKVDCVLVDEAQFLTRDQVWQLARVADRLGIPVMCYGLRTDFQGKLFPGSMELLATADTLREIRTICTCGAKATMVVRQDMNGRVLTDGDQVSIEKSVYLSLCRKHWEEAVGRWPVKGP